Proteins co-encoded in one Sander vitreus isolate 19-12246 chromosome 9, sanVit1, whole genome shotgun sequence genomic window:
- the atp1b1a gene encoding sodium/potassium-transporting ATPase subunit beta-1a — MSGNKDSDGGWKSFVWNSEKREFLGRTGSSWFKILLFYLIFYGCLAGIFIGTIQALLLTLSNYKPTYQDRVAPPGLSHTPRSEKSEIAYTKSDESTFKKYTDAMMNFLEKYDVERQADQMQFEDCGDIPLPYTDRGSLDGELGQRKACRFHRSLLGSCSGENDPHFGFKDGKPCIIVKLNRIVNFRPRAPSNNQSLPEALQAKIQPNLIPIYCKNKREEDESKIGEIKYYGLGEGFPLQYYPYYGKLLHPQYLQPLVAIQFTNLTLDQELRIECKAYGANIDYSEKDRYQGRFDVKFTITS, encoded by the exons ATGTCGGGAAACAAAGACAGCGACGGTGGATGGAAGTCATTTGTGTGGAATTCAGAGAAAAGGGAGTTTCTAGGACGAACAGGGAGCAGTTGGT TTAAGATCCTCCTGTTCTACTTGATATTCTATGGATGCTTGGCTGGGATTTTCATTGGGACCATTCAGGCGTTGCTGCTCACGTTAAGTAACTACAAACCAACCTACCAGGACAGAGTCGCTCCCCCAG GTCTATCACACACCCCGCGCTCAGAAAAGTCTGAAATTGCTTACACCAAGTCTGATGAGAGTACGTTCAAGAAATACACCGACGCCATGATGAATTTCCTTGAGAAGTATGATGTAGAGCGTCAGGCTGATCAGATGCAATTCGAAGACTGTGGAG ACATTCCTCTTCCATACACAGACCGTGGCTCTCTGGACGGTGAGCTTGGACAGAGGAAAGCTTGCCGTTTCCACAGGTCTTTGCTTGGTAGCTGCTCAGGGGAGAACGACCCCCATTTTGGCTTTAAGGATGGAAAGCCCTGCATTATTGTCAAGCTTAACAGGATTGTCAACTTCAGACCAAGG GCTCCTTCTAACAATCAGTCCCTCCCAGAGGCTCTGCAGGCCAAAATACAGCCCAACCTGATCCCTATTTACTGCAAAAATAAG agagaagaggatGAAAGCAAGATTGGAGAGATCAAGTACTATGGCTTGGGCGAAGGCTTCCCTCTGCAGTACTACCCGTACTACGGCAAACTGCTACACCCCCAGTACCTGCAGCCTCTGGTGGCCATTCAGTTTACCAACCTCACTCTGGATCAGGAGCTCCGCATCGAGTGCAAAGCGTACGGAGCAAACATCGACTACAGCGAGAAAGACCGCTATCAAGGACGCTTTGACGTTAAGTTCACAATCACCTCGTGA